The genome window TAAGATTCTTGTCATGCTTATTCTTTCATTATCAacatattattttctcattggTGGGTTTACTTCAACTGCTTCATTTGTGTCATAATGAAAAcatctgttttgtattatgttttgtttaataacatttatttatcccTTTGAGGGtttgtacagtacatgcatgtgcatactgtacatacacacattatacactcAGGGTTGCATTATTTATCAGACCCAAGATTGTAAGTGGTATTCAGTGTAAAAGGCCCTATCACGTTCTCCGCCGAGTCTGTATACGGGTTGTTCGGCTTAATGCTGTCATTAATCTCAGAACGAGCCCTTGTCATTCTCCATTTAATTTAGTGGACTGAGCATTGGTTAATGCGGGACGGCCACAGAAAGCGATCGAAGTCTACAGTCATAGCTAGtaaagaggagacagagagacgtTGTTTCTGCTGTTATCAGAGATCAGTGCATGTCAGGACATAGTGTTGCATTATGTATTGTCACCAGGGCTATAGCTCCCTAATGAAAGCTAATGATTGGTCAGCTGATGGTACATGAGTCTATTCTTGGCCCCCTTTGTCTTTGCTGTGTTCCTAATATGATTTGCACCTGTCTCCTCTTATGTTGCTTGAGATCTTGAGCTTGACCAGCTCTCTCAGGTGGGTTTTGTCAGCTCTGAAATGTATGCGGCGCCATCAATACTGAAGCTATATCACCACCTATCCTGCTAGTGTAGAACAAatgcatcctttttttttatgaaccAAACCTTATTCTTCACAGTTTTAGCCATCAAATCCAAATGTACTTATTATATCAAACCTAAAGTTAATTGCATGCTTACATTTCCAGGAGGCACCATTTTCTTACTCACTAGAAAACCAGACAATAATTCTCTTCATAATCCATTAATCTGTCGGATATTATGTTTTTCAATCAATGCATTAAGCATTTAAGCTAAAATGTCTGAGAGTTGCTAAAAATGACCATTTCCCCGAGGTGACATCTAAAGATTGCCTGTTTCGCTGACCAATAGTTTGAAAACCTCAAAAGTGATTCAATTCCAGCAGATATTCAATCACACATACTATTACACATACTCATATTTGTTTGGTGACTTATGTGATTAGTGTTAATAGttatttaataataacattttatctTTTTAGTATTTATCGGCTCAGATTTTTGCTGCCTTCACATGATATTACAGGAAATTGAAGGACTTCAGGTATTAACAATTAAAGGAATAGCATTTTTGTggtatgtatttgtgttatgAATGTTAATTTGTGTAATGAAATgatttgttctgtgtgttgGGTTTGAAGCTTATGATTTTCCTGGACCCTATTGAATTGCATTAGAATGGCGCTGCCTCCTCTCTCGCCTTCACAGTGTGATACTGCACAAAAACATGATCACAATTGATATGCATGAATACATAAAACACCTCTAACTATAAATAATTGTATCTATAACTTGGGAGGGAGAATGTTTTTGTTAGGACATGGAATATGCGCTCGGGACAATCTTTCGTTCTGTCTCTAGAGTCTTCAACAAAGCTGTGTTTCCTGTGGTGTTATCGTAGGTTTCTACAGTCTTGATGAGTCTGATTTGGACAGGAGCTTTCAGCTGCCCTCCACCACCTTCATCGGAGGAGAAGACACCACTCTTCCTCTTAGAGAAATCATACGCAGACTAGAGgtactttatttgtgtttggaCATGTGTGTAATGATTTGAACACTGTACCATGATTTATGTTTTGCATGTCTTCTTTTTCAGGCATCCTACTGTGGTCACATAGGAATCGAATTTATGTTCATCAACAACGTGAACCAGTGTCAGTGGATCCGTCAGAAATTTGAAACCCCGGGAATAATGCAGTTCACTAAACTTGAGAAGAGGACTTTGCTAGCCCGCCTGATCAGATCCACACGGTCAGCAATGAATTAACATCTACTGACTTGCAATGACAGCACTATATTTCACTTTTAGTTATCGCTCACATCAGAGCCTCACAAACATAAACTCTTGTACatgcatatatttaaatatataaacaccCTATCCTTCATATGAGCTAATTTTCCTCTTTGATAAACGATCCTAGAATTCATCTGTCTAGTGTTAGTGTGCATGTTCCTTGCACTGTTGTCATTCctaattaacacacacacacaaacacaaacactgcaaaATGCTCTGGTATATATTCTTAAAAAGTGTTGTTCCGCAGATGATTTACTGTAATGGAGTTTTCGTTATCATCATTATCAGCCAGTAAAGTGTAATTCTGTATCATcaattgtgtaaaaaaaaaaaacaatagcgCTGCAtgtgaacttttttttgtttaaaggttTGAGGACTTCCTGGCCAGAAAATGGTCTTCAGAAAAGCGTTTTGGTCTGGAGGGCTGTGAAGTGCTCATCCCGGCTTTAAAATCCATGATTGACACGTCGAGCGCTGCCGGCATCGACAGTGTGATCATGGGGATGCCTCATAGGTACTACTGTCTTTTACATATGTCCTCACCTCTAGGCTGAATATATGCAAACAGCTGATTCTACTTCCTCCATGTCTGACATAGGGGTCGACTGAATGTGCTGGCCAATGTGATTCGTAAGGAACTGGATCAGATCTTCTGTCAGTTTGACCCCAAGTTAGAGGCTTCTGATGAGGTGAGGGTACTATCAGAGAAAAGCCCTTTAGAGATGCTGTACAACTGatgctttaaaggtcccctattatgcaaaatgcactttttgatgtcttttatacataaatatttcTCCCCGGTGTGTgagtagactcacaaagtgtcggAAAATAcgaccctctctcttttcctcttactaacatctctaaaaatgggggtacaaacgagctgatccagatttgctggcGATATGAtatcataaccgaaatgtgggctggctttacattgaactccttgcaacgtcccacccacgtgacacgtcccaacctaccgtcccccatatacagtcacgagctgaatcccctcgagcagcacctctgtgtgtctcctttattcagcaggatgtctgcacgaaggacttagagtaaagttgttatatatatatattacatataatgtctctgttctagcggtaaacactgagaaagtgtttcagaaataatgcttgatatggttttgaacataatatggggttgaATCAAAGCAGTATTTAGTTAAgtatctctgttagaaacttctcatGCATGgcgctgcaaaggggcgtggccagcttcaggtcagctcaaatttaaagcgacagtcacagaatcagcacttcaggaacagggctgaaatagaggggtctgaggcatggctacaatgggtgatctgtttggtattttgagcaaaacacttaacagacaagttttgtatagatattgccctacaatatattgttcaaatatagcataataggataCCTTTAATCTCGTCACCTGTAGGGGTCAGGGGATGTCAAATACCACCTTGGGATGTACCACGAGAGGATTAACCGTGAGACGGACAAGAACATCACACTGTCACTTATGGCAAACCCCTCCCACCTGGAAGCCGTGGATCCTGTGGTTCAGGGCAAGGCCAAAGCCGAGCAGTTCTACAGAGGAGACACTCAGGGAAAGAAGGCAAGTCATGTGGTACCAGGTGCACACTAGCTTATATTGTGGCTTGTTCTATAaatgatgatgttgtttttccagGTGATGTCCATCTTGATTCACGGTGATGCTGCTTTTGCTGGACAAGGAGTTGTCTATGAGACTATTCACCTGAGCGAGCTCCCCTCTTACACCACACATGGTACGATCCATGTGGTGGTCAACAACCAGGTATTTGACAGTTTGATGTCACCGCAGCATTGAACATCACACATTTACCATTGCCAGGATGTATATCATTTTGTAATTCACTAACATGGTATGGCGGAAATACTAATAATCGTGTTAATACTAATGATCTTGGTGTTatattgttatacttttttttatcacttcTGCAACCATTTATAATGATAACTGGGCTGGTCGATTATTTACCATCATCTGTCAACTTTAgaattttaaaattgttttacaCAATTAATACTTAAtttatacatcatttatttaccAATCAAGAACACTGACAACattatttgttgtatatttagttttagattTGTTAAAGAGTttacctttttactttttatgctggaaaacaatgtttaactataatcaatcaatcataGCAGATTATTTGTATatactttaaaacatgtatcAAAGGGAGTTTTCCAATTTTACacataaaagtattttatttcagaagcatgtgattgtttttctctcagattGGCTTCACCACAGACCCTCGAGTGGCCCGCTCCTCGCCCTACCCCACCGATGTGGCTCGGGTTGTCAATGCTCCCATCTTCCATGTGAATGCAGATGACCCTGAGGCTGTCATGTATGTTTGCCGGGTGGCTGCAGAGTGGAGGGCCACCTTCAACAAGGATGTCGTCATTGACCTGGTTAGTCACAGCCAAGTCTTAAAGCGACAGTTCATCCCAAATTAAAAAGTACATATATTCCTCTTGCCTGCACTGATATGTATATCTACAATGTTTTGGCCTGAGTTGCCAAGTGTTGGTGATATCGGCCATAGAGATGTCTGCCTTCTTTCCAAAATATTGAAAAGATTGTGAGAATTGTCATGtaggaaatattttatttcaactgaACTACAGAACCAGCAAGGTCTTTGGGTCATTTTGAGTATCTTGGTCTGgatttctcttattttttctaaTGACTTTTTGGCCACTTTGAGCATCGCAAGCACAGTGCCATCTTGTTCCAGAGAAGGTTCTAGAGAAGGGAAAGAAGAGGTCATCTCTACGGCTAATATCTATGTATTTATCTTTCTATTTATGAATAAGTTAATTAATTTGTACGTTGAACTACAGGTAAGAgaataaataagtatttttgtttttgggtTGAGTTGTCCATTTAAAAGACTAACAGGAAACACAATTTTAAATTCACACTTCTACGTAACTTCTGTGTGTATTATCAGGTTTGTTACCGGCGATTTGGACATAATGAGATGGACGAGCCCATGTTCACTCAGCCACTGATGTACAAACAGATCCGTCGGCAGGAGCATGTGCTAAAGAAATACTCAGACCGGCTCATTGCGGAGGGAGTGGTGACTCTGCAAGAATATGAGGTTTGTCATCTAATGCTGTTTGCGCTtgttaaatatactgtatattggaAGCTGCTACTGTATGCTGTTTTATTTGGTATCCCCATCCGCTGGAGGATGTACATTAAATCACACTATGATATTACCTTAGCCTTCAAGTAAATATGTTGCCCCAGCACTGCTGTGTTTGAGTTTCAATTTACTGCCTCAGTTCAATCACCAAGCCTCACAATCCCTCAGATAGAGTATATATTGCTCAATGAAGTTGAAGTATACCTCAGATTTCGGCACCATTCTACGGAATTGCTCAAGTTCTTCATCCAAAACAGAAATTTTGATTGTAACATCcattgtgaacattttttttttataccacATGTCAGAAATGTCTTCCAGTTTTTGATGGACATTGTTTTCCGTTGTGTGGCTGCTGTATGGACTCTCGCAAAAGCCTCATCTGTAATACAGCAAGGCAGAACCATTACTTCTGGAGGAGACCCTATCCTTTAATAGCTTTCTTTCCTTGTGACAATACAGTATTGGTTAGTTAGCTGTAGTCCTTTATTTGTACAAAACAAACTCTGGGTCATTTAAATTGCAGGAGTTTTAATTTTCCCTGCTGCACATTCCCAAATGTGATTGCAGGAAGAAGTCGCGAAATATGACAAGATATGTGAAGAGGCATACGCCAGCTCCAAGGATGAAAAGATTTTAAACATCCGACACTGGCTTGACTCCCCGTGGCCAGGTAAAGGGTCTGTTTGCAATCAAGTCATTTAAGGTAAAAAACATATGAATTACCTTTGCTGTGAATACTTTCTGTCCCTATTTTGcagctgtctttctctctctgtagatTTCTTCACAGCAGAAGGAGAGCCCAGGAGCATGAGCAGCGTCCCCACAGGACTAAAGGAGGAGGTCTTGCAGCACATTGGCCAGACAGCCAGCTCTGTGCCCCTGGATGACTTTAAGATCCATCCTGGTCAGTTTAGTTGCTTTTGCTGGAGAATAAAGCAGAGTTACGAGCTTGTTGTCACAATAAAGCTGATGATTGTAGTCCTATTGATATGCTGTGCAACATATCTATGACAGAAGAGCACACTTTACTGCAGCTTTTAGTataaatgctgctttaaaacacataaacctGTGccacaaatattacatttgttgtCTACAGGGATGATATTAAGTCAATTAAAGCCGCTCATCAGtaaacacaacagcagcagtatGGCCTTCAAAGCTGCTTTGGTGCACACTATAACACTTAGAactgtcacaatgtttttttaaaagttatttacaACACAGCATTTCAGTCCATTACAATTTACAGTCCCATCCCCAGCGATTCTAAGatatcactttttatttttgttgctgtgtgtttgtgtgttcccCAGGTGTGTCCCGTATCCTGCGTGGCCGAGCTGACCTGGTGAAGAATCGGCAGATGGACTGGGCTCTAGGAGAATACATGGCCTTTGGTTCCCTTCTCAAAGATGGCATACATGTTCGACTCAGTGGGCAGGATGTAGAGCGGGGCACCTTTAGGTGAGTCCACGTCAACACAACTACAAATAAATGTTGCCTCTGAAAAGCATCTTTTTTAAACCATCTTGTATTAATGCTCTCAAAGGAGCTCCTTCTGTTAGCACGGTGTAGTATCAAGTAGTAGTGTTAAATATGCATCTTGTTTAGCGAGTGGATTTTAAGAATAGTGATTTTGACATCTTCCTTTTTATGGCTTGGGAGTCTTTATTAGTCCTCCACTCGCTGAATAAACTCACCTACTAAGTTTTTCATGTCACTAATTAGCTTTATTTTTCCTTATAATTATCTTTTTGGTGCTATTAGAATTCAAACGCTAATAAACTTTAAACACACTCATATAAACCCCAACCCATATCCTGtccaatattattttttttacagtttttttacaGTCCTTTtccatacatttttcatattttgatatacattaaattacattattgttAAACATCCTAAATATCATCGTCTTAATTGATATTGCCCCAGAATGTAATAAAATGAGATAAAATAGGGACATTTGTTGAATCAGTCAGGGTCAGCCGGCCTGACCTGGGATAACATTAGGTAGGAAACAGCCACCTAATGATAGTGAATTAAGCAATAGGGGGGTGGGCGTGGCACAGGGAGTCTGACAGACCAAAGACGTCAGCGTAGTCTCCTGGGAGCCGTGAAGCCCACATGGTGTTGTCATGGTTTGGAGGGACGAGTGACACATGAACAAAACCAGCTCCCCCTTTTGCTGTGCCTGTCTCATCTGTCCCCTATCATTTCTCCACCAGCCCATCTTCACTGACACCAGCCCCCTCCGTCTTTGCTCACAACGACAAACAGTATATCACACTAACTAACCAGAGGCTAcagtgctttttcttttgcctCACATTTACCTCTGACATGTCCTTCTACCAATCTGCT of Eleginops maclovinus isolate JMC-PN-2008 ecotype Puerto Natales chromosome 22, JC_Emac_rtc_rv5, whole genome shotgun sequence contains these proteins:
- the ogdhl gene encoding 2-oxoglutarate dehydrogenase-like, mitochondrial isoform X1; translated protein: MSQFRALAGVLRGGSVGGIQWLRACGGAPARRWVDPRRNCSSGAAPVLSSVAGSSSYMEEMYFAWLEDHRNVHESWDAFFRNMQASSPPGEAVERRPSALLEGRVLSHSANMAQKVVEDHLAVHTLIRAYQIRGHHVAQLDPLGILDADLDSFVPSDLITTIDKLGFYSLDESDLDRSFQLPSTTFIGGEDTTLPLREIIRRLEASYCGHIGIEFMFINNVNQCQWIRQKFETPGIMQFTKLEKRTLLARLIRSTRFEDFLARKWSSEKRFGLEGCEVLIPALKSMIDTSSAAGIDSVIMGMPHRGRLNVLANVIRKELDQIFCQFDPKLEASDEGSGDVKYHLGMYHERINRETDKNITLSLMANPSHLEAVDPVVQGKAKAEQFYRGDTQGKKVMSILIHGDAAFAGQGVVYETIHLSELPSYTTHGTIHVVVNNQIGFTTDPRVARSSPYPTDVARVVNAPIFHVNADDPEAVMYVCRVAAEWRATFNKDVVIDLVCYRRFGHNEMDEPMFTQPLMYKQIRRQEHVLKKYSDRLIAEGVVTLQEYEEEVAKYDKICEEAYASSKDEKILNIRHWLDSPWPDFFTAEGEPRSMSSVPTGLKEEVLQHIGQTASSVPLDDFKIHPGVSRILRGRADLVKNRQMDWALGEYMAFGSLLKDGIHVRLSGQDVERGTFSHRHHVLHDQEVDKRICVPMNHLWADQAPYTVCNSSLSEYGVLGFELGFAMASPNALILWEAQFGDFNNTAQCIIDQFISPGQAKWVRNNGIVLLLPHGMEGMGPEHSSARPERFLQMSKDDPDHFPEFSGDFEVQQLYDCNWIVVNCSTPANYCHVLRRQILLPFRKPLIIFTPKSLLRQPDARSSFEDLAEGTQFKRVIPDVGPASQNPAKVKRVIFCTGKVYYELARERKQQKLEKDIAIIRLEQISPFPFDLVRTEAEKYGNAELVWCQEEHKNMGYYDYVRPRFLTVAANRRPIWYVGRDPAAAPATGNKFTHFNELKRFMDTAFNLNAFHGKDL
- the ogdhl gene encoding 2-oxoglutarate dehydrogenase-like, mitochondrial isoform X2 — encoded protein: MSQFRALAGVLRGGSVGGIQWLRACGGAPARRWVDPRRNCSSGAAPVLSSVAGSSSYMEEMYFAWLEDHRNVHEASSPPGEAVERRPSALLEGRVLSHSANMAQKVVEDHLAVHTLIRAYQIRGHHVAQLDPLGILDADLDSFVPSDLITTIDKLGFYSLDESDLDRSFQLPSTTFIGGEDTTLPLREIIRRLEASYCGHIGIEFMFINNVNQCQWIRQKFETPGIMQFTKLEKRTLLARLIRSTRFEDFLARKWSSEKRFGLEGCEVLIPALKSMIDTSSAAGIDSVIMGMPHRGRLNVLANVIRKELDQIFCQFDPKLEASDEGSGDVKYHLGMYHERINRETDKNITLSLMANPSHLEAVDPVVQGKAKAEQFYRGDTQGKKVMSILIHGDAAFAGQGVVYETIHLSELPSYTTHGTIHVVVNNQIGFTTDPRVARSSPYPTDVARVVNAPIFHVNADDPEAVMYVCRVAAEWRATFNKDVVIDLVCYRRFGHNEMDEPMFTQPLMYKQIRRQEHVLKKYSDRLIAEGVVTLQEYEEEVAKYDKICEEAYASSKDEKILNIRHWLDSPWPDFFTAEGEPRSMSSVPTGLKEEVLQHIGQTASSVPLDDFKIHPGVSRILRGRADLVKNRQMDWALGEYMAFGSLLKDGIHVRLSGQDVERGTFSHRHHVLHDQEVDKRICVPMNHLWADQAPYTVCNSSLSEYGVLGFELGFAMASPNALILWEAQFGDFNNTAQCIIDQFISPGQAKWVRNNGIVLLLPHGMEGMGPEHSSARPERFLQMSKDDPDHFPEFSGDFEVQQLYDCNWIVVNCSTPANYCHVLRRQILLPFRKPLIIFTPKSLLRQPDARSSFEDLAEGTQFKRVIPDVGPASQNPAKVKRVIFCTGKVYYELARERKQQKLEKDIAIIRLEQISPFPFDLVRTEAEKYGNAELVWCQEEHKNMGYYDYVRPRFLTVAANRRPIWYVGRDPAAAPATGNKFTHFNELKRFMDTAFNLNAFHGKDL